The Rouxiella sp. WC2420 region GCAGTTCGCGGATACGGCTTACCCACAGCGGGTGGTTAACATCTTCCGGGGCATACACCGGCAAATTCAATTCGGCACCAGTACGGGCGACCGAGGCAAAGAAATTATTTTCTTCAGGAGAGTCGGTATGGGTAAATACGGCCTGCACATCATAACCCGCCTCAACCAGAGCCTTCAGGCCAACACAACCAATGTCATGGTAAGCAAAAACAATCGCTTTCATTATTTAATTTCCTGATCTTTATCGTTATCTACGGCTATGGCGCCAATGACTTTTTGAACGAAATAACGTGGGCGTGCACGCACGTCGGTATAGATGCGGCCGATGTATTCACCCAGCAGCCCCATGCCGACAAATTGCGCTCCGATAAACATAAACAGCAGAGCGAACAGCGTAAACACGCCTTCCGCAGCCCATTCAGGGCCAAGTATCAAGCGCATAAGAATCAATACCAGCGCCAGTAAAAAGCCGAATAGAGCAATAAAACTGCCCACCACGCTGAGCATACGCAGCGGAGTGGTGGTCAAACAGGTGATCAGATCAAACATCAGGTTGATGAGTTTCATCAGACTGTATTTTGAGTCACCAAACTCGCGTTCTGCGTGCAAAACTGGAATTTCAGCAGTCTTGCGCGCAAACGTATTGGCGAGGATAGGAATAAAGGTGCTGCGCTCGTGACAGTTGAGCATCGCCTGAACAATGTGTCGGCGGTAGGCACGCAGCATGCAGCCGTAGTCCCCCATCGACTTGCCGGTAGCGCGCTGAATCATCATATTGATGATTTTCGAAGCATTTTTACGGAACCAGGAATCCTGACGATTCGAGCGTACAGTACCCACGACGTCATAACCTTCCTGAGCCTTGGCAACCAGGCGCGGGATCTCTTCCGGCGGGTTTTGTAAATCAGCATCCAGAGTAATCACCAGATCGCCACTGACCTGATTGAAGCCAGCCATGATCGCCGAATGTTGGCCGTAGTTTCGGTTTAGCAATACGGCAACGACGCAGTTTTCTGGCTGCTCGGCGGCCTGTGTAAGCAGCTCTGCCGAGTTGTCGGTACTGCCGTCATCAATCAGCACGATTTCGAAAGGCATGGTCAGTTGGCGGCAGGCGGCAATCGTGCGTGACAGCAGAACAGGCAGGCTCTCTTCTTCATTGAATACGGGAATAACCACTGAAACTTTATTTATTTCTTCAAACTGAGCCACTACTGCTTCTCCACCAGGGATTTAAGCGCATCGACTACACGGTCAACATCGCTGTCCTGCATATCAGGGAACATAGGTAAACTGCACAGGCGTGCGGTATTCCACTCACTGTGGGGTAATGAGAGGTCTGGATAACGCTCGCGATAGTATTTTTGCGTATGGGCAGCACGGAAATGCAGGCCGGTGCCGATCCCCAGCTCTTTCAAACGTTCCATCAGCGTGTCGCGGTTAAGCCCACAGCGCTCTTCATCTACGCGGATCATAAACAGATGCCAAGTATGCAAATGCGGATAAGCCGGCACATGCATAGGCAGGAACGGCGTGCCTTCCAGTTTTTCAAGATAAAGCCGAGCCAGAGCTGCACGGCGGGCATTCATTGCCGCCAGACGTTTCAGCTGCACCACGGCAATCGAGGCGTGAATATCTGAGAGGTTATATTTGAAGCCTGGTTCAATCACTTCCGCCTGCGGACGACGGCCCTGCACTTGCCTGTCGAAAGCATCAACCGCCAGACCGTGGAATTTCAGCGCGCGAACCTTGGCAGCCAGCGCGTCGTCATCGGTTGCGATTAATCCACCTTCGGCACAGGTCATGTTTTTAATGGCGTGGAATGAAAAAATGGCGGTGCCCTGTGCGCCAATCCAGCGATCGCGGTATTGAGTGCCTGCCGCATGGGCAGCGTCTTCAATAACCGTAATATTGTGGCGATTTGCCACGGCGTAGATTGGGTCGAGATCTAACGAAGCACCAGCATAATGCACCGGAATAATGGCTTTGGTTTTTGGTGTAATCGCTGCTTCGATGGCTTCGGCACTGACCATGAGAGTATTTGGGTCGACGTCGATCATTACTGGCTCGGCGCCGAGCAGGACAATCATGTTCAGCGTGGAGACCCAGGTTTGCGAAGGGGTAATGACTTCGTCGCCGGGTCCAATGCCTAGCGCCAGCAGCGTGACATGCATTCCACCGGTTGCCGAACTTACCGCTATTGCGTGTTTACAGCCAAATGCCGCAGAAAAATCCTGTTCGAGCTGATGGGTTTGCGGACCGGTGGTAATCCAGCCTGATCTTAGAACTTGTTCAACGGCGTTGATTTCTTCATCACCCATTGATGGGCGGGAAAACGGCAAAAAATTTTCCATGGAGCATATCCTGTAATTTAAGGACCGCAAAAGGGCATTAGTTGAGCCAAACTGTATATGTTAGTTGTTTAACAACGAGTAAACGTATAGAAGAAAAGTTGTCTCAATTATCCTTGTTTAATCTTAATTTAACATTAAGGAAATTCAAGTATTTGACAAGTAAAAACAAGTGTTTGTTGGCAATTAAAAGATTGCGATTTTACATCGAAAAATGAGGTGAAAAACATCTCTGACTCCCTTCCTTTTGGAGAGTCTAGAACAGTATCTAAAAAAATTCATAAAGGAATATAAATCTTGTATTAATATCAATGAGCAATGATTTGCTCACAGAGTAAAAATTTATTTGTTCTTAATAAGGCTTAAATTAAACGGTCATAATCCACGACCGGCCTTCAAAATGATGCAATTTAAAAAAAACGCCATAATTAAGAGATAACGGTTCAGGCTGCATAACCTCGGCTGTCAGGCCATTGGCTATCACTTCTCCCCGTGAAAGCATCCACACTCGACAGGCATGCTGCAGGGTGTGATTAAGATCATGATCGCTAATAATAGCTATCCCCCCTTCACTACAAAACTCGTTAATAATCAAATCCAATGCCTGCTGATGTGCAATATCCAGACTGTTGGCAGGCTCATCCAGCAGTAGCAGGCAGCCCTGAGGATTCACCGATGGCCAGACCTGTAACAGTGTTGCAACAAGCCTCACTCGCTGCCATTCACCACCGGAAAGCTGGGTTATTTTGTGTGCGAGTTTGTCATTGAGATGCAGCAGATTACAGAGTTGGGTTAATGTTTTATCCACTGCTTCCGCGCTGCTGCCTGCTATTTGGTGCAAAGATAAATATTGATATACTGGCATGGCCGACAGCGGTAAATATTGCTGGCATAAATAACTACGGTAACGAGAAAGCTCCCTGCCTGATAATTCAGTAATCCTGTTTCCGGCAATAACAACCTCACCTTCCGCTTTTAGCATTCCGGCAATCGCGGCTAACAGGCTGCTCTTTCCTGCGCCATTTGGGCCAATAATATGCACGCGGTCTCCACGTTTGACCTTTGCGCTAAAGGGTAATAAGCGTGAAATTACGGCAAGATGATTTATTTCCAGCATGTTTTAACCA contains the following coding sequences:
- the arnC gene encoding undecaprenyl-phosphate 4-deoxy-4-formamido-L-arabinose transferase, yielding MAQFEEINKVSVVIPVFNEEESLPVLLSRTIAACRQLTMPFEIVLIDDGSTDNSAELLTQAAEQPENCVVAVLLNRNYGQHSAIMAGFNQVSGDLVITLDADLQNPPEEIPRLVAKAQEGYDVVGTVRSNRQDSWFRKNASKIINMMIQRATGKSMGDYGCMLRAYRRHIVQAMLNCHERSTFIPILANTFARKTAEIPVLHAEREFGDSKYSLMKLINLMFDLITCLTTTPLRMLSVVGSFIALFGFLLALVLILMRLILGPEWAAEGVFTLFALLFMFIGAQFVGMGLLGEYIGRIYTDVRARPRYFVQKVIGAIAVDNDKDQEIK
- the arnB gene encoding UDP-4-amino-4-deoxy-L-arabinose aminotransferase; this translates as MENFLPFSRPSMGDEEINAVEQVLRSGWITTGPQTHQLEQDFSAAFGCKHAIAVSSATGGMHVTLLALGIGPGDEVITPSQTWVSTLNMIVLLGAEPVMIDVDPNTLMVSAEAIEAAITPKTKAIIPVHYAGASLDLDPIYAVANRHNITVIEDAAHAAGTQYRDRWIGAQGTAIFSFHAIKNMTCAEGGLIATDDDALAAKVRALKFHGLAVDAFDRQVQGRRPQAEVIEPGFKYNLSDIHASIAVVQLKRLAAMNARRAALARLYLEKLEGTPFLPMHVPAYPHLHTWHLFMIRVDEERCGLNRDTLMERLKELGIGTGLHFRAAHTQKYYRERYPDLSLPHSEWNTARLCSLPMFPDMQDSDVDRVVDALKSLVEKQ
- the btuD gene encoding vitamin B12 ABC transporter ATP-binding protein BtuD, with translation MLEINHLAVISRLLPFSAKVKRGDRVHIIGPNGAGKSSLLAAIAGMLKAEGEVVIAGNRITELSGRELSRYRSYLCQQYLPLSAMPVYQYLSLHQIAGSSAEAVDKTLTQLCNLLHLNDKLAHKITQLSGGEWQRVRLVATLLQVWPSVNPQGCLLLLDEPANSLDIAHQQALDLIINEFCSEGGIAIISDHDLNHTLQHACRVWMLSRGEVIANGLTAEVMQPEPLSLNYGVFFKLHHFEGRSWIMTV